TCAGAATCGGATTTAGACGAGATTCGCCAACGATATCAACCTGAAAAAAAAGCGCCTACTGCGGACTCTGAACCTTCGGAATTAAATTTAGAACAGATTCGACAACGTTATACGGTGCAAAAACAACAGGGTTCTGAACACTCGAGTGGTAAAGGACAAGATTTAGAGCAGGTACGTTTAAGGGCGATGCAAATGCGATCGCAACTCGAAGCGCTAAAAGCATCTGCGGCTCAGACAGATGATGTACTCGATAATATGCGCGATCGCTATATCCAAAATCGTGCCATTGAACGCCAAAAACGAGAAGCGGCTCAACAGGAAGAAAAAAAACGCCGCCAGCAACGAGAAGCTCTCAAACCTCGTGCCAGGGAATGGTTGGCACGGCTCGATACCTACTCTGATGAGGGCTTTTGGTTTGATAGCTTTGCTCAAGGATATAGCGATCGCCTAGAAGCTGCTCTGGACTATCTACAAGCTCTGGAAGAATAGGGATAGGGAGATAGGGGGTTTTAATCCGATGATTAAAATTAAATCTCATTAGAGATTATTTGTACTACACAATATTTCTGTTATACTACAAATAATCTCACCTTAACTCTAGATCTCAATTTCAAGCAATTGAGATCTAGACTTTATCTATTGTGATTGTACACTTCCCCATTTTGGCCACAAGGCCTTATCTTAAAAGGGTGACTCAACTGTACCCTGCCCTAAACTCGATCGGGGATCGCCGCTGGTTCAAGCTTATCTGCGGGGCCAGTTACCAACATATCCCTGCTATTCGTAACCTAACGTTGGCTTACACCCTCGCGGGAGCCGACTGTATTGATGTGGCGGCCGATCCGGCCATTGTCGCCGTAGTTCAAGAGGCCATCTTTGCCGCCCGTAAACTCAAAACCGAAACCTGGCAACGCCAACTCGGTCAACCGGGCAAAACCCACGATCCCCTAATCATGGCTAGCCTGAACGACGGAGAAGATCCCCATTTTCGCAAAGCCGAATTTGACCCATCGTCATGTCCCCCAGACTGTCCCCGCCCCTGCGAAGCCGTCTGTCCTGCGCAAGCAA
This sequence is a window from Roseofilum reptotaenium CS-1145. Protein-coding genes within it:
- a CDS encoding salt stress protein, Slr1339 family yields the protein MSSIDDFLNELKVQHQQKQPGDRQPPPLDRFPQQNQENEPMDDLLSDIKSGFVHGNDVEGEEVGLDELRQRYQQGKKAATAESQTSESDLDEIRQRYQPEKKAPTADSEPSELNLEQIRQRYTVQKQQGSEHSSGKGQDLEQVRLRAMQMRSQLEALKASAAQTDDVLDNMRDRYIQNRAIERQKREAAQQEEKKRRQQREALKPRAREWLARLDTYSDEGFWFDSFAQGYSDRLEAALDYLQALEE